From Tripterygium wilfordii isolate XIE 37 chromosome 16, ASM1340144v1, whole genome shotgun sequence, one genomic window encodes:
- the LOC119981506 gene encoding berberine bridge enzyme-like 8: MSETGILTPINRAPSCIQSSYWAPEMDSQISSTFRLLFVLLFGFLQAASAQNQEGFLQCLRLYSQNPASISNVTYTPINSSYSSVLNSSIQNLRFSTPTTPKPRVIVTALNVSHIQTTIICARIHGLQIRTRSGGHDYEGLSYVSDVPFVILDLINIRNVTIDEETSTAWIQAAATNGEICYRIGEKTRTLGFPAGVCTGVGSGGFISGGGYGPLMRKYGLAADQVIDTQLIDVEGRVLDRNSMGEDLFWAIRGGGGASFGVVVAWKVKLVPVPSNVTVFSITRTLEQNATNLVYKWQSVAPKLPGDLYLRLMISRVNSTEEGEMTIQATFDALFLGTTNGLLQLMQERFPELNATRQDCTEVSWVQSVLFFAGFPMDSLELLLNRRPFEARFKAKSDYVKEPIPEFALEGLWERLFEEEAAGAVLLLAPYGARMAEISESSTPFPHRAGNLYKIHHYVGWQEVDSEASQKYISWIRRLYSYMAPYVSKNPREAYVNYRDLDIGTNNKGKCTSYKQAKIWGEKYFKNNFDRLVRVKTEVDPSNFFRNEQSIPPISSYCYNSEDDKLSSAM; this comes from the coding sequence ATGTCAGAAACAGGCATCCTCACACCTATAAACAGGGCACCATCTTGTATCCAATCTTCGTACTGGGCACCAGAAATGGATTCTCAGATCTCTTCAACGTTTCGGTTACTGTTTGTTCTGCTATTCGGGTTTTTACAAGCAGCTTCAGCTCAAAACCAGGAAGGCTTTCTTCAATGCCTTCGCCTTTATTCACAGAACCCTGCCTCCATATCTAATGTCACATACACCCCAATCAACTCTTCATATTCATCAGTCTTGAACAGCTCTATACAAAACCTTAGGTTCTCCACACCTACTACTCCTAAACCTCGAGTCATTGTCACAGCATTGAATGTCTCTCATATTCAAACAACCATAATTTGTGCCCGAATTCATGGATTGCAGATCAGAACTAGAAGTGGTGGACATGACTATGAGGGTCTATCTTATGTTTCTGATGTACCATTTGTCATCCTTGACCTCATTAACATTCGAAATGTCACAATTGATGAAGAAACTAGCACCGCCTGGATTCAAGCTGCTGCAACCAATGGTGAAATTTGTTACAGAATTGGTGAGAAAACTAGAACCCTTGGGTTCCCGGCTGGTGTTTGCACAGGTGTAGGTTCTGGTGGGTTCATCAGTGGAGGAGGCTACGGCCCGTTGATGCGCAAATATGGTCTTGCAGCAGATCAAGTAATCGATACACAATTGATCGACGTTGAAGGGAGAGTTCTTGACAGAAATTCAATGGGAGAAGACTTGTTTTGGGCTATTAGAGGAGGTGGAGGTGCTAGCTTTGGAGTCGTTGTTGCTTGGAAAGTGAAATTAGTTCCAGTTCCATCTAATGTGACCGTATTCTCAATCACGAGGACCCTGGAACAAAATGCAACCAATCTTGTCTATAAATGGCAATCCGTGGCGCCAAAGCTTCCTGGAGATCTATACCTTAGGCTCATGATAAGCAGAGTGAACTCCACTGAAGAAGGGGAGATGACAATCCAAGCTACCTTCGATGCCTTGTTTCTTGGCACAACTAATGGTCTCCTGCAATTGATGCAAGAGCGCTTCCCTGAGTTGAATGCGACTAGACAAGATTGCACTGAAGTGAGCTGGGTTCAGTCTGTCCTCTTCTTTGCTGGATTTCCAATGGACTCCCTGGAATTATTGCTTAATAGGAGACCATTTGAAGCACGGTTCAAAGCGAAATCAGACTATGTGAAGGAACCAATTCCTGAATTTGCATTGGAAGGATTGTGGGAAAGGCTTTTCGAGGAAGAAGCAGCAGGGGCTGTACTCCTACTTGCTCCTTACGGAGCCAGAATGGCAGAGATTTCAGAATCAAGCACTCCTTTCCCACATAGAGCTGGGAATTTATACAAAATTCACCACTATGTGGGTTGGCAAGAAGTAGACAGTGAAGCTTCACAAAAGTATATAAGTTGGATCAGAAGACTTTACAGTTACATGGCTCCTTATGTTTCGAAAAATCCACGAGAAGCATATGTCAATTATAGAGATCTTGATATTGGCACAAACAACAAAGGCAAATGCACAAGCTACAAACAAGCAAAAATTTGGGGTGAAAAGTATTTCAAGAACAACTTTGACAGATTGGTGAGAGTCAAGACCGAGGTCGATCCTTCTAATTTCTTCAGGAATGAACAAAGCATTCCACCTATCTCATCATATTGCTACAACTCAGAAGATGACAAGCTATCCTCTGCAATGTAA
- the LOC119980833 gene encoding berberine bridge enzyme-like 8, with protein MDISSPVILSFLLIASVRWFAASGSVDETFLQCLTNHSLPSQPISNAIYTPNNSSYSLVLQSYIRNLRFNTSTTPKPLLILTVLHESHIQAAVICAKKHDLQMRIRSGGHDYEGRSYVSHIVPFFLLDMFNLRSIDVDVATETAWVQAGATLGEVYYRINEKNRSWGFPAGVCPTVGVGGHFSGGGYGNMMRKYGLSVDNVVDAQLVDAQGRLLDRETMGEDLFWAIRGGGGASFGVVVAYKIKVVYIPEIFTVFNVTRTLEQNATDIVYQWEQVSHKLDEDIFIRLILDVVNGRRSGEKTVRASFIGLFLGDSTRLLKLMNESFPELGLVQSDCIEVTWLESVLFWTGLPIGTPVDFLLSRVPHVLTHLKRKSDYVKEPISKEGLEGIWKKMIELERPLLAFNPYGGKMAEIPAAATPFPHRAGNLWKIQYAANWDEEGTEAADKYIELTRELYKYMTPFVSKNPRASFLAYRDLDLGINSHGKDSYLEARVYGIKYFKENYSRLVKIKTKVDPSNFFKNEQSVPTLPNGLCSTSHHPLMGVLSSAIVAGEDYPICILEEADRLS; from the coding sequence ATGGACATTTCAAGTCCTGTAattctttcatttcttctcaTAGCAAGTGTTCGATGGTTTGCAGCTTCAGGTTCTGTAGATGAAACCTTTCTCCAATGCCTAACAAACCATTCTCTCCCCTCTCAACCGATCTCCAATGCAATTTACACTCCAAACAACTCTTCCTACTCACTTGTTCTGCAGTCATACATTAGAAATCTCAGATTCAACACCTCCACAACCCCCAAACCACTCTTAATCCTCACTGTGTTGCATGAATCTCACATCCAAGCAGCAGTAATTTGTGCTAAAAAACATGATTTGCAGATGAGAATCAGAAGTGGAGGTCATGACTACGAAGGGAGATCATATGTATCACACATTGtccctttctttctccttgACATGTTCAATTTAAGGTCCATTGATGTCGATGTAGCGACCGAGACTGCATGGGTTCAGGCCGGAGCGACTCTCGGAGAAGTTTACTACAGAATCAATGAGAAAAACAGGAGTTGGGGTTTCCCAGCTGGCGTTTGTCCTACAGTTGGTGTTGGTGGGCATTTTAGTGGAGGTGGGTATGGTAATATGATGAGAAAATATGGTTTATCCGTCGACAATGTTGTCGATGCGCAACTGGTTGATGCTCAAGGAAGATTACTTGACAGAGAAACAATGGGGGAGGATCTGTTTTGGGCAatcagaggaggaggaggagctagTTTTGGAGTAGTTGTTGCATACAAGATAAAAGTTGTCTATATACCAGAAATTTTCACAGTCTTCAATGTCACGAGGACACTAGAACAAAATGCAACAGATATAGTGTATCAGTGGGAACAAGTTTCACACAAGCTTGATGAAGACATCTTCATCAGGCTTATTTTAGATGTTGTGAATGGAAGACGAAGCGGTGAGAAGACGGTACGGGCTTCATTTATAGGATTGTTTCTTGGTGACTCAACTAGGCTTCTCAAGCTCATGAATGAGAGTTTCCCTGAACTGGGTTTGGTTCAATCTGATTGTATTGAGGTGACTTGGCTTGAATCAGTCCTGTTTTGGACAGGTCTCCCAATTGGAACACCAGTAGATTTTTTACTTAGCAGAGTCCCTCATGTACTAACCCACCTGAAGAGAAAATCAGATTATGTGAAAGAACCTATTTCCAAGGAGGGTTTGGAAGGGATTTGGAAGAAAATGATTGAATTAGAGAGACCACTATTGGCTTTCAATCCTTATGGTGGTAAAATGGCAGAGATTCCAGCAGCGGCGACGCCTTTTCCCCATCGAGCGGGGAACTTATGGAAGATCCAGTATGCAGCAAATTGGGATGAGGAGGGAACTGAAGCTGCTGATAAGTATATAGAATTGACAAGAGAGCTTTACAAGTACATGACACCATTTGTGTCCAAGAACCCAAGAGCATCATTTCTAGCCTACAGAGATCTTGATTTGGGTATCAACAGTCATGGTAAGGACAGCTACTTAGAAGCTAGGGTTTATGGGATCAAATACTTTAAGGAGAACTACTCGAGGCTGGTGAAAATCAAGACCAAGGTTGATCCTAGTAATTTCTTCAAGAATGAACAGAGTGTTCCTACTCTTCCCAATGGATTGTGCTCCACATCTCATCATCCATTAATGGGGGTATTGTCCTCTGCAATTGTTGCAGGGGAGGATTATCCCATATGTATATTGGAAGAAGCTGATCGACTTAGTTAA